In a single window of the Anguilla rostrata isolate EN2019 chromosome 6, ASM1855537v3, whole genome shotgun sequence genome:
- the acat2 gene encoding acetyl-CoA acetyltransferase, cytosolic, whose translation MNPDSVVIVSAARTPIGSFCGVLSTVPLQDLGAAAIKEVLKRAQVNPEEVSQVIMGHVLTAGHGQNPARQASVGAGVPYPVPAWSCQMVCGSGLKAICLGAQSIQTGESTVVVAGGMESMSRTPHTVQMRAGVKMGDATLQDSIITEGLTDAFHNYHMGITAENVAKQWGVSREAQDQFAVSSQNRTEAAQKAGHFDREIVPVTVASRKGPVEVKTDEFPRHGSNLDAMAKLKPYFVKDGTGTVTPGNASGINDGAAAVVLMTLSEAQKRGLDPMARIVSWAQAGLDPSIMGTGPIPAIRKALEKAGWQKDQVDLFEINEAFAAQSIAVLKELGLCQDKVNISGGAISLGHPLGMSGCRILVTLLHALQRTGGKKGVAALCIGGGMGIAMCVERA comes from the exons ATGAATCCGGATTCTGTTGTAATCGTATCTGCCGCAAGGACACCGATTg GGTCCTTCTGTGGGGTGCTGTCCACCGTTCCACTGCAGGACCTGGGGGCGGCTGCGATCAAGGAGGTCCTGAAGAGGGCGCAGGTCAACCCTGAGGAGGTGTCCCAGGTGATAATGGGACATGTGCTCACTGCAG GCCACGGCCAGAACCCGGCGCGGCAGGCCAGTGTCGGGGCGGGGGTCCCCTACCCGGTCCCGGCGTGGAGCTGCCAGATGGTGTGCGGGTCGGGGCTGAAGGCCATCTGTCTTGGTGCGCAGTCCATCCAGACCGGGGAGTCCACTGTGGTGGTCGCAGGAGGGATGGAGAGCATGAGCAGG ACCCCCCACACGGTGCAGATGCGTGCTGGAGTCAAAATGGGGGACGCCACCCTGCAGGACTCCATCATCACTGAAGGGCTGACGGACGCCTTTCACAACTACCACATGGGAATAACAG CGGAGAACGTGGCCAAGCAGTGGGGCGTGAGCCGCGAGGCCCAGGACCAGTTCGCCGTCTCGTCCCAGAACAGGACGGAGGCGGCCCAGAAGGCCGGTCACTTCGACCGGGAGATCGTCCCCGTCACCGTGGCGTCCagaaaag GTCCGGTGGAGGTGAAGACGGACGAGTTTCCTCGTCACGGGAGCAACCTGGACGCCATGGCCAAGCTGAAGCCCTACTTCGTGAAGGACGGCACGGGGACGGTCACCCCCGGCAACGCCTCAG GCATTAATGACGGCGCTGCAGCGGTGGTTCTGATGACCCTGTCGGAGGCGCAGAAGAGGGGACTGGACCCCATGGCCCGGATCGTCTCCTGGGCCCAGGCAGGGTTGGACCCGTCCATCATGGGGACCGGACCCATCCCCGCCATCAGGAAAGCA CTGGAGAAAGCAGGTTGGCAGAAGGACCAGGTGGATCTGTTCGAAATAAACGAAGCCTTCGCCGCTCAGTCCATCGCCGTGCTGAAGGAGCTCGGCCTTTGCCAAGACAAG GTGAACATCAGCGGAGGAGCGATCTCATTGGGCCATCCCCTGGGCATGTCCGGCTGCCGGATCCTGGTGACCCTCCTGCACGCTCTCCAGAGGACCGGGGGGAAAAAGGGCGTGGCAGCCCTGTGCATAGGGGGCGGGATGGGGATAGCCatgtgtgtggagagagcaTGA
- the wtap gene encoding pre-mRNA-splicing regulator WTAP gives MTNEEPLPKRVRLSESDLKTLTREELCVRWKQHEAYVQVLETKYADLNTNDVTGLKESEEKLKQQQQESARRENILVMRLATKEQEMQECTTQIQYLKQVQQPSAAQLRSSMVDPAINLFFLKMKSELEQTKDKLEQAQNELSAWKFTPDSQTGKKLMAKCRMLIQENQELGRQLSQGRIAQLEAELALQKKYSEELKSSQDELNDFIIQLDEEVEGMQSTILVLQQQLKESRQQLSQQGSAPPQGSTPGAGCRTSPSEAGGPAEAAGRDGGRLANGPSNGNPAQRTYREPSSADEDSAPSPGGGGGGIGGGGGGGAGGGVGGGEVKLSNHAEERVGRGGGAGGGAVANAAAAIAGGYTNQLSAGYESVDSPTGSETSLTQHSNDTDSNHDSQEDKAASACSSSSGGGGGSGGKGSRTAGSRHAQNGLDSASAVAAAHGSIL, from the exons ATGACTAACGAAGAGCCTCTCCCTAAAAGG GTTCGCCTTAGTGAATCTGATCTGAAGACCCTGACCAGAGAAGAACTGTGCGTTAG GTGGAAGCAGCACGAAGCATATGTCCAGGTTCTGGAGACAAAATATGCTGATTTAAATA cGAACGATGTGACCGGCCTGAAGGAGTCGGAGGAGAagctgaagcagcagcagcaggagtcCGCGCGGCGCGAGAACATCCTGGTCATGCGGCTTGCCACCAAGGAACAGGAAATGCAAGAATGCACC ACTCAGATCCAGTACCTCAAGCAAGTCCAACAGCCCAGCGCAGCCCAGCTGAGATCTTCCATGGTGGATCCAGCCATCAACTTGTTTTTCCTTAAAATGAAGAGCGAACTGGAACAGACTAAAGACAAACTGGAGCAGGCCCAAAATGAACTGAGTGCCTGGAAGTTTACTCCTGATAG CCAGACGGGGAAGAAGCTGATGGCCAAGTGCCGCATGCTGATCCAGGAGAACCAGGAGCTGGGCCGGCAGCTGTCCCAGGGACGCATCGCCCAGCTGGAGGCCGAGCTCGCCCTGCAGAAGAAGTACAGCGAGGAGCTCAAGAGCAGCCAGGATG agCTGAACGACTTCATCATCCAGCTGgacgaggaggtggaggggatgCAGAGCACCATCctggtgctgcagcagcagctgaaggaGAGCCGTCAGCAGCTGTCCCAGcagggctccgcccccccccagggctccACCCCCGGCGCCGGCTGCAGGACTTCCCCCTCCGAGGCGGGGGGGCCCGCCGAGGCGGCCGGGCGGGACGGCGGTCGGCTGGCCAACGGGCCCAGCAACGGCAACCCCGCCCAGAGGACGTACCGCGAGCCCAGCAGCGCCGACGaggactccgccccctcccccgggggtggaggcggaggcattggcggcggtggcggtggtggcgctggggggggcgtgggcggCGGGGAGGTCAAACTGTCCAATCACGCGGAGGAgagggtgggcagggggggcggagccgggggcggggcggtggcCAACGCCGCCGCGGCCATCGCCGGCGGCTACACGAACCAGCTAAGTGCGGGCTATGAGAGCGTAGACTCCCCCACCGGTAGCGAGacctctctcacacagcacTCGAACGACACAGACTCCAACCACGACTCCCAGGAGGACAAAGCGGCCAGCgcctgcagcagcagtagcggcggcggcggcggcagcggcgggaAGGGTTCTAGAACTGCGGGTTCCCGCCACGCGCAGAATGGCCTGGACTCCGCCTCCGCGGTGGCCGCCGCCCATGGCTCCATTTTGTAA
- the sod2 gene encoding superoxide dismutase [Mn], mitochondrial has protein sequence MLCKAGYIRRCAASLSCLASRQKHTLPDLTYDYGALEPHINAAIMQLHHSKHHATYVNNLNVTEEKYQEALTRGDVTTQVALQPALRFNGGGHINHTIFWTNLSPNGGGEPQGELLEAIERDFGSFQKMKEKMSAATVAVQGSGWGWLGFEKEGGRLRIAACANQDPLQGTTGACARVCVCVCVRVCVCVSLCFFQNNIQAHAECTCTDVRPDYVKAIWNVVNWENVSERLQAAKK, from the exons ATGCTCTGCAAAGCCGGTTATATTCGCAG ATGCGCCGCTTCCCTGAGCTGCCTGGCGTCCAGGCAGAAGCATACGCTCCCCGATCTCACCTATGACTATGGGGCGCTGGAGCCGCACATCAATGCGGCGATCATGCAGCTTCACCACAGCAAGCATCACGCCACCTATGTCAACAACCTCAACGTCACCGAGGAGAAGTACCAGGAAGCACTGACCAGAG GTGATGTGACTACACAGGTCGCCCTCCAGCCTGCACTGAGGTTTAACGGCGGTGGTCACATCAATCACACCATTTTCTGGACCAACCTCTCTCCGAACGGCGGTGGGGAACCTCAAG GGGAGCTGCTGGAGGCTATCGAACGTGACTTCGGATCCTTCCAgaagatgaaggagaagatGTCCGCGGCAACCGTTGCCGTGCAGGGCTCAGGCTGGGGCTGGCTGGGGTTCGAGAAGGAGGGCGGGAGGCTACGGATCGCGGCATGCGCCAACCAAGATCCCCTCCAGGGAACCACaggtgcgtgcgcgcgtgtgtgtgtgtgtgtgtgtgtgcgtgtgtgtgtgtgtgtgtctctctgtttttttcagaataacATACAGGCTCATGCAGAA TGCACATG TACAGACGTCCGGCCGGACTACGTGAAGGCGATCTGGAACGTGGTCAACTGGGAGAACGTGTCCGAGCGGCTTCAGGCCGCCAAGAAATGA